A part of Phoenix dactylifera cultivar Barhee BC4 unplaced genomic scaffold, palm_55x_up_171113_PBpolish2nd_filt_p 001095F, whole genome shotgun sequence genomic DNA contains:
- the LOC103714072 gene encoding zinc finger CCCH domain-containing protein 56-like, whose protein sequence is MIAAPEGMEPREEHQMVAAQERMEPREEHQIPILTSSSSDPKYKRRHCKKFYCKKFYTEEGCPYGDTCTFLHDEQSKARESVAISLSPTVGGGGYDGGPNASNQRPSSWKTRICNKWEVAGYCPYGSKCHFAHGAAELHRYGGGLVEMEGRDASSVATDSNQAGASTRAPADTVVASMTSVPHADVYHRRGPSQRSTVVGQRQGLGQGQRVRKSKWPDKIKGIYGDWIDESE, encoded by the exons ATGATAGCAGCGCCGGAGGGGATGGAGCCCAGAGAGGAGCATCAGATGGTAGCAGCGCAGGAGCGGATGGAGCCCAGAGAGGAGCATCAGATACCTATTCTGACCTCTTCTAGTTCGGATCCGAAGTATAAACGGAGGCACTGTAAGAAGTTTTACTGTAAGAAGTTTTACACTGAGGAGGGCTGCCCGTATGGAGACACGTGTACTTTTCTGCATGATGAGCAGTCAAAGGCTCGGGAGAGTGTGGCGATTAGTCTGTCGCCTACAGTTGGAGGTGGTGGATATGACGGTGGACCGAATGCGTCGAATCAGAGGCCTTCGAGTTGGAAAACTAGGATCTGCAACAAGTGGGAGGTAGCTGGGTATTGTCCGTATGGCAGCAAGTGTCATTTTGCTCATGGGGCCGCAG AACTTCACAGATATGGTGGGGGGCTTGTGGAGATGGAAGGCAGAGATGCTTCTTCAGTAGCCACAGATTCGAACCAGGCTGGGGCATCAACAAGGGCTCCTGCAGACACTGTTGTTGCATCCATGACATCAGTTCCTCATGCAGATGTTTATCACCGGAGAGGTCCTTCACAGAGGTCAACTGTTGTCGGTCAGAGGCAGGGGCTTGGTCAGGGTCAGAGAGTTCGGAAATCGAAATGGCCAGACAAGATCAAAGGGATATATGGCGACTGGATTGATGAAAGTGAATAG